A genome region from Populus alba chromosome 5, ASM523922v2, whole genome shotgun sequence includes the following:
- the LOC118061765 gene encoding laccase-15 produces the protein MMPIMRVLALQILRFLLFGGFQYVAKAIVHHTFVVKDVPYTRLCSTKNIMTVNGQFPGPTLYVTKGETIIVDVINKSPHNITIHWHGVKQPEYPWSDGPEYITQCPIQPGGKFSQKVIFSDEEGTLWWHAHSDWTRATVYGAIVIYPNKGTRYPFPAPHADVPIILGEWWKEDIFEIYDQFRASGADPNVSDAYTINGQPGDLYPCSKSDTFKLSVDYGKTYLLRLINAALQDILFFSITDHQVTVVGTDASYTKPLKVDYVAISPGQTIDVLLEANQPLDHYYMAAKVYSSANGVQYDNTTTTSIVQYNGNYTPSSTPSLPYLPYFNDTTASVNFTGRLRSLVDNNHPIHVPLSISTPLFFTVSVNRFTCANTSCGATQSRLAASVNNISFQTPTRMDILKAYYNQINGIYDDHFPDKPPLFFNFTADSIPLIYETPSKGTEVKVPEYNSTVEIVFQGTNVAAGTEHPMHIHGTSFYVVGWGFGNFDKDKDPLRYNLVDPPFQNTITISKNGWSVIRFKATNPGVWFVHCHLERHLSWGMEMAFIIKNGRGKNAQMLPPPPYMPPC, from the exons ATGATGCCAATCATGAGAGTTCTAGCCCTTCAAATTTTAAGGTTTCTATTATTTGGTGGTTTTCAATATGTTGCCAAAGCTATAGTTCATCATACTTTTGTG GTAAAAGATGTTCCATACACAAGACTCTGCAGCACCAAGAACATAATGACCGTCAATGGACAGTTTCCAGGCCCGACACTATACGTTACTAAAGGAGAAACCATCATCGTGGATGTTATTAACAAGAGCCCTCATAACATCACCATTCACTG GCATGGAGTGAAACAACCAGAATATCCATGGTCAGATGGTCCTGAATATATCACACAGTGTCCAATTCAACCAGGAGGAAAATTCAGTCAGAAGGTCATATTCTCTGACGAAGAAGGAACTTTATGGTGGCATGCTCACAGTGACTGGACACGAGCAACTGTTTATGGTGCGATTGTCATATATCCCAACAAAGGAACCAGATATCCTTTCCCTGCGCCTCATGCAGACGTACCGATTATATTAG GAGAGTGGTGGAAGGAGGacatatttgaaatatatgatCAATTCCGTGCCTCAGGAGCAGACCCCAATGTCTCTGATGCTTACACGATCAATGGTCAACCTGGTGATCTTTATCCTTGCTCAAAATCGG ATACATTCAAGCTATCGGTGGACTATGGCAAGACTTACCTTCTTCGCCTAATTAACGCTGCCCTTCAAGACATTCTCTTTTTCTCCATCACCGATCATCAAGTCACGGTGGTCGGCACAGATGCCAGCTACACTAAACCACTGAAAGTTGATTATGTAGCAATATCACCTGGCCAAACCATTGATGTTTTATTAGAAGCAAACCAACCATTAGACCACTATTACATGGCTGCCAAAGTTTACTCTAGTGCCAATGGTGTGCAATATGACAACACAACAACCACATCCATTGTCCAGTATAATGGCAACTACACTCCATCCTCCACTCCCTCATTGCCATACCTTCCTTATTTTAATGACACAACTGCATCGGTTAATTTCACTGGCCGTCTTAGAAGCTTAGTTGATAATAACCATCCAATTCATGTCCCCTTGAGCATAAGCACTCCATTATTTTTCACTGTTTCTGTTAACAGATTTACGTGTGCAAACACTTCTTGTGGGGCGACCCAGTCCAGACTAGCTGCTAGTGTGAACAACATAAGCTTTCAGACACCTACTCGTATGGATATACTAAAAGCTTATTATAATCAAATCAATGGTATTTACGATGATCACTTTCCTGATAAACCACCCCTATTCTTCAATTTCACTGCGGATTCTATCCCATTGATTTATGAGACGCCATCAAAAGGTACAGAAGTAAAAGTGCCCGAGTATAACTCGACGGTGGAGATTGTTTTTCAAGGGACAAATGTGGCTGCTGGCACTGAACATCCCATGCACATACATGGAACAAGCTTCTATGTTGTTGGTTGGGGATTTGGAAACTTCGACAAGGATAAAGACCCTTTGAGATACAATCTTGTTGACCCTCCTTTTCAAAATACCATTACTATTTCCAAAAATGGTTGGTCTGTCATAAGATTCAAGGCTACTAATCCAG GAGTATGGTTTGTGCACTGCCATCTAGAACGTCATCTGTCATGGGGTATGGAGATGGCATTCATAATCAAGAACGGTCGAGGCAAGAATGCCCAAATGCTACCACCACCTCCCTATATGCCACCGTGTTAA